One region of Camelina sativa cultivar DH55 chromosome 6, Cs, whole genome shotgun sequence genomic DNA includes:
- the LOC104699196 gene encoding MATH domain and coiled-coil domain-containing protein At3g58270-like produces the protein MGNQVDRKFTWVIKNFSTLQSEKIYSDEFVISGCKWRLLAFPEGNNSPNNFSLYLIVADYESLPSECKRNVFFTFTLVNQLHERLSRVKVARNWLDQKAPDWGFTSMISLIELHAKDGGYLLNDELKIVIELYVLEVIGKLDVPEESKEATKPLKTMNHNDDDEDIPGDLVDVNGFQVLPSQGEVCVLLVLVLITPSFYSKVGLARLIFEEHPATALECRTKNQSLRTSYMNLLLSLIKMLFKGPEEQSKDDLSDAEAALVYMTSLAFKLDWLEKKLNEVKES, from the exons ATGGGGAATCAAGTTGATAGAAAGTTTACTTGGGTGATTAAGAATTTTTCCACTTTGCAATCTGAAAAAATCTATTCAGACGAATTTGTGATCAGCGGCTGCAAGtg GCGTCTTCTAGCCTTTCCCGAGGGAAATAACAGCCCTAATAATTTTTCTCTGTATCTGATAGTTGCTGATTATGAATCATTGCCTTCTGAGTGTAAAAGGAACGTATTTTTTACGTTTACTCTAGTAAACCAACTTCATGAGAGACTCTCACGAGTGAAAG TAGCAAGAAACTGGCTAGACCAGAAGGCACCAGACTGGGGTTTTACATCCATGATTTCCCTTATCGAACTTCATGCCAAAGATGGTGGATATCTTTTGAACGATGAACTCAAGATTGTTATTGAGTTATATGTTCTTGAAGTTATTGGCAAATTAGATGTACCAGAGGAATCTAAGGAGGCAACCAAACCTCTGAAAACGATGAATCACAATGATGATGACGAGGACATCCCAGGAGATTTGGTGGATGTCAATGGGTTTCAAGTTCTTCCTTCACAG GGTGAGGTTTGTGTCCtactggttttggttttgatcacACCTTCTTTTTACTCAAAGGTGGGTTTAGCGAGGCTTATCTTTGAAGAACACCCAGCGACTGCATTAGAATGCCGTACAAAGAACCAAAGTCTGAGGACATCATACATGAATCTCCTCTTAAGCCTCATCAAGATGCTCTTCAAAGGACCTGAGGAACAATCCAAGGATGATCTGTCTGATGCAGAAGCTGCTCTGGTATACATGACAAGTTTAGCGTTTAAGTTggattggttggagaagaaacttAATGAAGTAAAAGAAAGTTAA
- the LOC104792119 gene encoding MATH domain and coiled-coil domain-containing protein At2g42465-like, with the protein MWNGDGTVEVNGFRIFYSEVDCVRRIFEKHPETAMNIRPKNQMVKNAYMNNLLDLIDIICLAPQELTEEELRDAENTLFELVEVGFELDWLKKKLEELCVKKKKMEARGARMRELDGMIVEQRRVLWALETERKNEENEARSDSARLGFEDV; encoded by the exons ATGTGGAATGGTGATGGAACCGTGGAGGTCAATGGCTTTCGAATTTTCTATTCAGAG GTGGACTGTGTTAGGAGGATCTTTGAGAAACACCCAGAAACCGCAATGAACATTCGTCCGAAGAACCAAATGGTGAAGAATGCTTACATGAACAACCTCCTCGACCTCATCGACATAATTTGCTTAGCTCCTCAAGAGCTAACAGAGGAGGAACTAAGAGATGCGGAGAACACGCTCTTTGAACTGGTGGAGGTAGGTTTCGAGTTGGActggttgaagaagaagctggagGAGCTTtgcgtgaagaagaagaaaatggaagcaCGTGGGGCTCGGATGAGAGAGCTGGATGGTATGATCGTGGAACAGAGGCGTGTGTTGTGGGCTCTTGAAACGGAACGGAAGAATGAAGAGAACGAAGCTAGATCCGACAGTGCTCGACTTGGTTTCGAGGATGTTTAA